Proteins encoded together in one Marinobacter sp. Arc7-DN-1 window:
- a CDS encoding AmpG family muropeptide MFS transporter: MIALLFLGFSAGLPFLLVFSTLNARLADVGVETATIGFFSWLGITYSIKVFWAPVVDRLKLPLLDRLLGKRRSWIIFAQVGIAAGLYLMAHVDATAAPEMMALYGLLVAFSSATQDVAIDAYRIEVAGERLQAALAATYIFGYRLALLVAGAGALYLAEFWSWQVSYEVMAALVGVGALTVLIVREPRVNHFAAAQDIAHKIEQEASKRTHLNPRLARLVGWFYAAVAGPFLDFFRRYKELSIAILLMVAVYRIADIAMGVMANPFYLDFMGFSKTEVADVTKIFGFFMTIAGSLLGGVMVVRYGVRRILLLGAIMTAATNLLFVLLAQYPPNLITLAAVVSADNLSGGIANVALIAWLSSMTSASFTATQYALFSSLMTLPGKFLGGFSGIVVAGFGYAEFFLVSAVMGVPAVLLAMFMIRQGKRLDALAPRNKEGSDENGVR, encoded by the coding sequence GTGATTGCCTTGCTGTTCCTGGGATTTTCCGCCGGGTTGCCGTTTTTGCTGGTGTTTTCCACCCTTAACGCCCGGCTGGCGGATGTGGGGGTGGAAACGGCCACCATTGGCTTCTTCAGTTGGCTTGGCATTACCTACTCCATCAAGGTGTTCTGGGCGCCGGTGGTGGATCGCCTGAAGCTGCCGTTGCTGGACAGACTGCTGGGCAAACGCCGGAGCTGGATTATTTTCGCCCAGGTGGGTATTGCCGCGGGCCTCTACCTGATGGCTCATGTGGATGCCACCGCGGCACCGGAAATGATGGCCCTGTACGGGCTGCTGGTCGCGTTTTCCTCCGCCACCCAGGATGTGGCCATTGATGCCTACCGCATCGAGGTTGCCGGCGAGCGTCTCCAGGCCGCTCTGGCGGCCACCTATATTTTTGGCTATCGGCTGGCCTTGCTGGTGGCCGGTGCCGGCGCCCTGTACCTGGCCGAGTTCTGGTCCTGGCAGGTGTCCTATGAGGTGATGGCGGCTCTGGTGGGCGTTGGAGCGCTCACGGTTCTGATTGTGCGCGAACCCCGGGTGAACCACTTTGCCGCAGCCCAGGACATTGCTCACAAGATCGAGCAGGAGGCCAGCAAGCGGACTCATCTCAATCCCCGGCTGGCGCGACTTGTCGGCTGGTTCTATGCCGCCGTTGCCGGTCCGTTCCTGGATTTCTTCCGCCGCTATAAAGAGCTTTCCATCGCGATTTTGCTGATGGTGGCGGTGTACCGGATTGCGGACATCGCCATGGGGGTGATGGCCAATCCCTTCTACCTGGACTTCATGGGCTTTAGCAAAACCGAGGTAGCGGACGTTACCAAGATTTTCGGTTTCTTCATGACCATCGCGGGTTCACTGCTGGGGGGGGTGATGGTGGTTCGCTACGGTGTGCGGCGTATTCTGCTGCTGGGCGCAATCATGACCGCCGCAACCAACCTTTTGTTTGTTCTGCTGGCCCAGTACCCACCCAATCTCATTACGCTTGCGGCGGTGGTCAGTGCCGATAACCTGAGCGGCGGTATTGCCAATGTGGCGCTGATTGCCTGGCTTTCGAGCATGACCAGCGCCTCGTTTACGGCAACTCAGTACGCGTTGTTCAGCTCGTTGATGACGTTACCGGGCAAGTTTCTCGGTGGTTTCTCCGGCATTGTGGTCGCCGGGTTTGGCTATGCGGAGTTCTTCCTGGTCTCTGCGGTTATGGGTGTGCCAGCGGTTCTTCTGGCAATGTTTATGATTCGCCAGGGAAAGCGGCTGGACGCTTTGGCGCCTCGGAATAAAGAGGGGTCAGATGAAAATGGGGTCAGATGA
- a CDS encoding helix-turn-helix domain-containing protein — translation MDFQTLGHDISRLRQQQGVSQQQMADHLGISRATINALENGRSGDIGIRKVMKILDYLGKELAIREKSPFPTLEELRDER, via the coding sequence ATGGACTTTCAAACCCTCGGTCATGACATCTCACGGCTCCGCCAACAACAAGGCGTCTCCCAGCAACAAATGGCCGACCACCTCGGCATTTCCCGTGCCACCATAAATGCGCTGGAAAACGGCCGGTCTGGCGACATCGGCATCCGCAAGGTTATGAAAATTCTCGACTACCTCGGCAAGGAGCTAGCCATCCGGGAGAAGTCTCCGTTCCCGACCCTGGAGGAGCTGCGTGATGAGCGATGA
- a CDS encoding SDR family oxidoreductase: MKLQDSVIAITGGGQGLGRAMAEHLASKGTKVALIDLMPEKLDEAVAACKAAGSEAKSYICNVAKEEDVEKTFEAIIKDFGHLNGLINNAGILRDCLMVKAKECKVERRMELSQWQAVIDVNLTGVFLCGREAATRMIKNGDQGVIINIASISRAGNMGQSNYSAAKAGVSALVPVWARELARHGIRCAGIAPGFIETEMTASMKPEVLEKMIAGIPLKRMGKPEEIASAAAFIFENDYVSGRMLEVDGALRL, translated from the coding sequence ATGAAACTTCAAGATTCCGTGATTGCGATTACCGGTGGCGGCCAGGGTCTGGGCCGTGCCATGGCTGAACACCTTGCCTCCAAAGGCACAAAAGTCGCGTTGATCGACCTGATGCCGGAAAAACTGGACGAAGCCGTCGCCGCCTGCAAAGCCGCCGGTTCAGAGGCAAAAAGCTACATTTGCAACGTGGCGAAAGAAGAAGACGTCGAGAAAACCTTCGAAGCCATCATCAAAGACTTCGGCCACCTCAATGGTCTGATCAACAACGCCGGCATCCTCCGCGACTGCCTGATGGTCAAAGCCAAAGAGTGCAAAGTTGAGCGGCGCATGGAACTGTCCCAGTGGCAGGCCGTGATCGACGTCAACCTCACCGGCGTCTTCCTCTGCGGCCGCGAAGCCGCCACCCGGATGATCAAGAACGGCGACCAGGGTGTGATCATCAACATTGCCTCCATCTCCCGCGCCGGCAACATGGGCCAGAGCAACTACTCCGCCGCCAAAGCCGGCGTCTCCGCCCTGGTTCCGGTCTGGGCCAGGGAACTCGCCCGCCACGGCATCCGCTGTGCAGGCATAGCTCCGGGCTTTATCGAAACCGAAATGACCGCCTCCATGAAACCGGAAGTCCTGGAAAAAATGATCGCCGGCATTCCGCTCAAGCGCATGGGCAAACCAGAAGAAATCGCCTCGGCGGCGGCGTTTATCTTTGAGAATGACTATGTGTCCGGGCGTATGCTTGAGGTGGATGGGGCTCTGAGGCTGTAA
- a CDS encoding type II secretion system protein N → MALLSAQAQSRISRAVANLLLVALVLYLGVAMARVTWLVAWDDRPVPRAPVSDGAGNLATGGPMTGSMAIYDFFGRSGRAVEVAEAVRRSAPETRLRLRLEGVLVAQRPEDSGAIVAGSNGETAYYRVGEVLPGNAELAEVEPGRVLIRRGARYESLTFEESVSPDLVAEVAARPADSSPDVFLANAREQIDSQGMAALAPFGLGPVDESGMSGYVYDGSNAMLNAVNLQAGDVITAINGQRLGDIDQDKALLENWRDQSQLEIEIERDGSILTISYAIPEQWR, encoded by the coding sequence ATGGCCCTGCTGAGCGCCCAGGCCCAGAGCCGAATTTCGCGGGCTGTCGCGAACCTGCTGCTGGTGGCGTTGGTGCTCTACCTGGGGGTAGCCATGGCCCGGGTTACCTGGCTGGTTGCCTGGGACGACAGGCCGGTTCCCCGTGCGCCGGTATCGGACGGCGCAGGTAATCTGGCAACGGGCGGTCCCATGACAGGGTCCATGGCCATCTACGATTTCTTCGGTCGCTCAGGGCGGGCAGTGGAGGTCGCTGAGGCCGTTCGCCGTTCGGCACCGGAGACCCGTCTGAGACTTCGGCTCGAAGGCGTTCTGGTTGCGCAGCGTCCGGAGGACTCCGGTGCTATAGTTGCAGGAAGCAATGGTGAGACAGCGTATTACCGGGTGGGAGAGGTGTTGCCCGGTAATGCCGAACTCGCTGAAGTAGAACCGGGGCGTGTGCTGATTCGCCGGGGAGCGCGTTATGAATCGCTTACCTTTGAAGAATCGGTGTCCCCGGACCTGGTTGCAGAGGTAGCGGCGAGGCCGGCAGACTCCTCTCCCGATGTGTTTCTGGCCAACGCCCGTGAACAGATTGATAGCCAGGGCATGGCGGCACTTGCACCCTTTGGGCTTGGCCCGGTGGATGAGAGCGGCATGTCCGGGTATGTATATGACGGCTCTAACGCCATGCTGAATGCCGTTAATCTGCAGGCCGGTGACGTGATTACCGCCATCAACGGTCAGCGGCTGGGTGATATCGATCAGGACAAGGCCTTGCTTGAGAACTGGCGTGACCAGTCTCAGTTGGAGATAGAAATAGAGCGTGACGGATCCATCCTCACCATCAGTTATGCCATACCCGAGCAGTGGCGCTGA
- a CDS encoding MGMT family protein: MSEPTKDQKIWQVVLAVPRGKVVSYGQVAEMAGLGRQARYIGRALGKLLEGHSVPWYRVIRSNGQIAFPVGSEKYQEQVSRLEAEGVEVTHGRVSMSRFRWQ, from the coding sequence ATGTCTGAACCGACTAAAGATCAAAAGATCTGGCAAGTGGTATTGGCCGTTCCCAGGGGGAAGGTGGTCAGTTATGGCCAGGTAGCAGAGATGGCCGGGCTTGGTCGGCAGGCGCGGTACATCGGAAGGGCGTTGGGTAAGTTGCTAGAGGGGCATTCGGTGCCCTGGTATCGGGTGATTCGCAGTAACGGCCAGATTGCTTTTCCCGTGGGTTCAGAGAAATACCAGGAGCAGGTAAGCCGGCTTGAAGCTGAGGGTGTAGAAGTCACTCACGGGCGGGTTTCGATGTCGCGGTTTCGGTGGCAATGA
- the gspN gene encoding type II secretion system protein N, with translation MSDAEPTSFLRPGKVFLLLLLGALVYLLSLVFLVPAGWVWQRVSAQVPLPAQVQVRQVAGRLWDGEAGVIVAGFPLRVDWRLHLPSVTRLELPLRISVESSQSSLDGDVTIGWPASARMNARGQVAVAEFEGLIRQSGGAMIEGAVTIDRLEMAWADNRITRAEGLGRWGGGLVTWPMGDQRGQAEFPPMQATLDTVDNSRGGVALTVAEQGGEGPAADATIFWNGMMELRVYKRMVDLAGQPWPDSASPGDVVFRVRQPLIPGAR, from the coding sequence ATGAGTGACGCTGAACCAACGTCTTTTCTCCGCCCCGGCAAGGTGTTTTTGCTTCTGTTGCTGGGCGCTCTGGTTTATCTGTTGTCACTGGTGTTTCTGGTACCCGCCGGCTGGGTCTGGCAGCGGGTGTCTGCCCAGGTGCCGCTGCCGGCCCAGGTGCAGGTCCGGCAGGTGGCCGGCAGGCTTTGGGATGGCGAGGCTGGTGTGATTGTGGCGGGTTTTCCGCTGCGTGTGGACTGGCGCCTGCACCTGCCCTCCGTTACCCGCCTGGAACTGCCGCTCAGGATTTCCGTGGAATCGTCACAATCTTCGCTGGATGGTGATGTTACGATCGGATGGCCGGCCAGCGCCCGAATGAACGCACGCGGGCAAGTGGCGGTTGCTGAATTTGAGGGGCTTATCCGCCAGAGTGGCGGCGCGATGATTGAGGGTGCGGTGACCATTGACCGTCTTGAAATGGCGTGGGCGGACAACCGGATTACCCGGGCTGAAGGCCTCGGGCGCTGGGGTGGCGGGCTGGTTACCTGGCCCATGGGCGATCAGCGAGGCCAGGCTGAATTCCCGCCGATGCAGGCGACACTGGATACGGTCGATAACAGCCGCGGTGGTGTGGCCCTGACCGTCGCCGAGCAGGGTGGAGAAGGCCCGGCGGCGGATGCAACGATATTCTGGAACGGGATGATGGAGTTGCGTGTCTACAAACGCATGGTGGATCTGGCCGGCCAGCCGTGGCCGGACTCCGCCAGCCCGGGGGACGTCGTGTTCCGGGTGCGGCAGCCGCTTATCCCGGGGGCAAGATAG
- the groL gene encoding chaperonin GroEL (60 kDa chaperone family; promotes refolding of misfolded polypeptides especially under stressful conditions; forms two stacked rings of heptamers to form a barrel-shaped 14mer; ends can be capped by GroES; misfolded proteins enter the barrel where they are refolded when GroES binds), which translates to MAAKDVKFGDSARKRMVAGVNVLADAVKVTLGPKGRNVVLEKSFGSPTITKDGVSVAKEIELKDKFENMGAQMVKEVASQTNDTAGDGTTTATVLAQSIVNEGVKAVTAGMNPMDLKRGIDKATAQAVKAIREMAKPCDDNRNIAQVGTISANGDEAIGKIIADAMERVGKEGVITVEEGRGLEDELDVVEGMQFDRGFLSPYFINNQDNMSAELDDPYILLVDKKISNIRELLPVLESVAKAGKPLMIIAEDIEGEALATLVVNNMRGIVKVSAVKAPGFGDRRKEMLQDIAILTGGTVISEEVGLSLENTSLDDLGTARRVNITKENTTVIGGAGGQADIEARVEQIRRQIEDSSSDYDKEKLQERVAKLAGGVAVIKVGAGSEVEMKEKKARVEDALHSTRAAVEEGIVPGGGVTLIRAIAALDKVDALNEEQKAGVNILRRAMEAPLRQIVYNAGGESSVVVAKVREGEGAFGYNAATEAYGDMLEMGILDPAKVTRSALQAAASVASLIITTEAMIADQPEDEKAGGMPDMGGMGGMGGMGGMM; encoded by the coding sequence ATGGCAGCAAAAGACGTTAAATTCGGTGATAGCGCTCGTAAGCGCATGGTCGCAGGCGTCAACGTTCTGGCAGACGCGGTTAAGGTGACCCTCGGCCCGAAAGGCCGTAACGTGGTTCTGGAAAAATCCTTTGGCTCGCCAACCATCACCAAAGATGGTGTTTCCGTAGCCAAGGAAATCGAGCTGAAAGACAAGTTCGAGAACATGGGTGCGCAGATGGTCAAGGAAGTTGCTTCCCAGACCAATGACACTGCAGGCGACGGCACCACTACCGCGACCGTTCTGGCCCAATCCATTGTCAACGAGGGTGTTAAGGCCGTTACTGCCGGCATGAACCCGATGGATCTGAAGCGTGGTATCGACAAGGCCACTGCCCAAGCCGTGAAGGCTATCCGTGAGATGGCCAAGCCGTGCGACGACAACCGCAACATTGCCCAGGTAGGCACTATCTCTGCCAACGGCGACGAGGCCATCGGCAAGATCATCGCTGATGCCATGGAGCGTGTTGGTAAGGAAGGCGTGATCACTGTCGAGGAAGGCCGTGGCCTGGAAGATGAGCTGGACGTGGTTGAAGGCATGCAGTTCGACCGTGGTTTCCTGTCTCCGTACTTCATCAACAACCAGGACAACATGTCTGCCGAGCTGGATGACCCGTACATCCTGCTGGTCGACAAGAAGATCTCCAACATCCGCGAATTGCTGCCGGTGCTGGAATCTGTAGCGAAAGCTGGCAAGCCGCTGATGATCATCGCTGAAGACATCGAAGGCGAAGCGCTGGCAACTCTGGTTGTGAACAACATGCGTGGCATCGTGAAGGTGTCAGCTGTGAAGGCGCCCGGCTTCGGTGATCGCCGCAAGGAAATGCTGCAGGACATCGCGATCCTGACTGGTGGTACTGTGATTTCCGAGGAAGTAGGTCTGTCTCTGGAGAACACCTCTCTGGACGACCTGGGCACTGCCAGGCGCGTCAACATTACCAAGGAAAACACCACGGTAATTGGCGGTGCCGGTGGCCAGGCGGATATCGAAGCCCGCGTTGAGCAGATCCGCCGGCAGATCGAAGACAGCTCTTCCGATTACGACAAGGAAAAGCTGCAGGAGCGGGTTGCCAAGCTGGCGGGCGGTGTTGCCGTCATCAAGGTGGGCGCCGGTTCCGAAGTGGAAATGAAAGAGAAGAAAGCCCGCGTTGAGGACGCGCTGCACTCTACCCGCGCTGCGGTCGAAGAGGGCATCGTGCCTGGTGGCGGTGTAACCCTGATCCGTGCCATCGCGGCGCTGGACAAGGTGGATGCCCTCAACGAAGAGCAGAAAGCCGGTGTCAACATCCTGCGCCGTGCCATGGAAGCGCCGCTGCGCCAGATCGTGTACAACGCAGGTGGCGAGTCTTCTGTTGTGGTTGCCAAGGTTCGCGAAGGCGAAGGTGCCTTTGGCTACAACGCGGCTACCGAAGCGTACGGCGACATGCTGGAAATGGGTATCCTGGATCCTGCCAAGGTGACCCGTTCCGCGCTGCAGGCTGCGGCTTCCGTTGCGTCCCTGATCATCACCACCGAGGCGATGATTGCAGACCAGCCGGAAGACGAGAAAGCCGGTGGTATGCCGGACATGGGTGGCATGGGCGGAATGGGAGGCATGGGCGGCATGATGTAG
- the gspD gene encoding type II secretion system secretin GspD — MYNHKTNLLRAIALLILMPMMSLAYGQEETWRLNLKDADIRAFVTQVADITGYSFVVDPRVKGKVTVLSSAPMNKDEIYDLFLAVLNVHGFTAIPGEEVIKVVQQVDAKQSAEILSRFEETPSEQLITRVIQIDNANALELVPILRPLVAKYGHLAGVAAANALIISDHSSNIARIEQIVRELDSPSKYEVEVIQLQEAWVGDMVTLLQELAPDELGRAGGDNAARKYSVTADERSNRLILRGDETFRDKMRGLIRQLDQPSASGGTTKVLRLKHADAKNLTEILKGVMGELVKEGAGSGGAAGGAKPQSSFAVFADEGLNALVVRGEPSLMQEAEQIVAALDVRRAQVMIEAAIVEISDELGQDLGVQVAVGDESGESTPVAGTNFGNVGRSLGEVLSAILTGSAITPAAGGITVGAGQRNENGVSWGVLLQALSTSAAANLLSTPSIITLDNQESEIIVGQNVPFRTGQSTVVGDGTTNPFTTIERRDIGLTLKVTPTISADGLVRLVVEQTTESVADSIEDASDIVTNKREIKTTVLADDGETIVLGGLTRDDYQVNKSKVPLLGDIPYLGRLFSSESERRVKRNLLVFLRPKIMLGKEEAVAATSDKFNRLWDVNLDIREKLGMPTPQQHPSVDALFEEGNTRVQ; from the coding sequence ATGTATAACCACAAGACCAATCTGTTACGGGCCATTGCTCTGCTTATTTTGATGCCGATGATGTCATTGGCGTACGGGCAGGAAGAAACCTGGCGGCTGAACCTGAAGGATGCGGATATCCGTGCCTTTGTCACCCAGGTGGCGGACATTACCGGTTACAGTTTTGTGGTGGATCCGAGGGTGAAGGGCAAGGTGACGGTGCTTTCCAGCGCACCCATGAACAAGGATGAGATTTACGACCTGTTCCTGGCCGTTCTGAACGTACACGGCTTTACCGCAATTCCCGGCGAGGAGGTGATCAAGGTGGTGCAGCAGGTGGACGCCAAGCAGTCCGCTGAAATCCTGTCCCGCTTCGAGGAAACACCCTCGGAACAACTGATTACCCGGGTTATTCAGATTGATAACGCCAACGCCCTCGAACTGGTGCCGATTCTTCGGCCGCTGGTCGCGAAGTACGGGCACCTGGCCGGTGTCGCTGCCGCCAACGCCCTGATCATCAGCGATCACTCTTCCAACATCGCGCGTATTGAACAGATTGTCCGGGAGCTGGACAGCCCCTCTAAATACGAGGTTGAAGTTATCCAGCTTCAGGAGGCCTGGGTTGGCGACATGGTTACCCTGTTGCAGGAACTGGCGCCGGATGAGCTCGGGCGTGCCGGCGGCGACAATGCCGCAAGGAAATACAGTGTAACCGCCGATGAGCGCAGCAACCGGCTTATTCTCAGGGGCGATGAGACCTTCCGGGACAAGATGCGCGGCCTGATCCGGCAACTGGACCAGCCCTCGGCCTCCGGCGGCACCACCAAGGTTCTGAGGCTTAAGCATGCGGATGCCAAGAATCTGACGGAGATTCTCAAGGGTGTCATGGGCGAGCTGGTCAAGGAAGGCGCCGGTTCCGGAGGTGCGGCGGGTGGCGCTAAGCCGCAAAGCAGCTTTGCTGTGTTCGCGGACGAAGGGCTGAACGCCCTGGTGGTCCGCGGCGAGCCCTCCCTGATGCAGGAAGCTGAGCAAATCGTCGCTGCCCTGGACGTGCGCCGGGCCCAGGTGATGATTGAGGCGGCGATTGTCGAAATCAGCGATGAGCTGGGGCAGGATCTGGGGGTTCAGGTGGCCGTCGGTGATGAGTCCGGAGAGTCCACGCCGGTGGCCGGCACCAACTTTGGTAATGTTGGTCGCAGCCTGGGTGAGGTGCTTAGCGCGATTCTCACCGGGTCTGCCATCACGCCGGCCGCCGGAGGCATCACCGTCGGGGCCGGCCAGCGAAACGAGAATGGCGTCAGCTGGGGCGTCCTGCTGCAGGCGCTCTCTACGTCAGCTGCCGCGAACCTGCTCTCCACCCCCAGCATCATTACCCTGGACAACCAGGAATCGGAGATCATCGTGGGCCAGAATGTCCCGTTCCGCACTGGCCAGTCGACGGTTGTCGGTGACGGCACCACTAACCCGTTCACCACCATAGAGCGTCGTGATATCGGCCTGACGCTCAAGGTGACCCCGACCATCAGCGCAGACGGGCTGGTGCGTCTGGTGGTCGAGCAGACCACCGAAAGCGTTGCTGACAGCATCGAGGATGCCTCGGATATTGTAACCAACAAGCGGGAAATCAAGACCACTGTACTGGCCGATGATGGTGAGACCATCGTGCTGGGCGGGCTGACCCGGGACGACTACCAGGTCAACAAGAGTAAGGTTCCGTTGCTTGGCGACATTCCGTATCTGGGGCGGCTGTTTTCGTCGGAATCAGAACGGCGTGTGAAGCGTAACCTGCTGGTGTTCCTGCGCCCGAAGATTATGTTGGGCAAAGAGGAAGCCGTTGCCGCGACCAGCGACAAGTTCAACAGGCTTTGGGATGTGAACCTGGATATCCGCGAGAAGCTTGGCATGCCAACTCCCCAGCAGCACCCCTCCGTTGATGCGCTGTTTGAAGAGGGAAACACCCGGGTTCAGTAA
- a CDS encoding FxsA family protein, translated as MSVFLFLFIIMPIAEMAVLIKVGGMIGVLNTVGLVLLTAVIGAWLLRQQGLATLLKANQRLNSGELPAREVAEGLILAVGGALLLTPGFITDTVGFLCLIPGTRHWLAAQALKRMVVAGRSRSFHFRSGGGSNPFGQDPFGGRENPFGQQSPFDRDSNGDIIEGEYQDETESDRDRIEKK; from the coding sequence ATGTCTGTGTTTCTTTTCTTATTCATTATCATGCCGATTGCCGAGATGGCGGTATTGATCAAAGTGGGCGGCATGATTGGTGTACTGAACACCGTGGGGCTGGTGTTGCTGACGGCAGTTATTGGCGCCTGGCTTTTGCGCCAGCAGGGACTGGCAACACTGTTGAAGGCCAACCAGCGTCTGAACAGTGGTGAACTGCCCGCCAGGGAGGTTGCCGAAGGTCTGATTCTGGCTGTTGGTGGTGCCTTGCTGCTTACGCCGGGGTTCATCACCGATACCGTCGGCTTTTTGTGCCTGATCCCGGGAACCCGTCACTGGCTGGCGGCCCAGGCGCTGAAGCGGATGGTGGTGGCTGGCCGGAGCAGGAGTTTCCATTTCCGTTCCGGAGGTGGTTCGAATCCCTTCGGGCAGGATCCGTTTGGTGGCCGGGAAAACCCGTTCGGGCAGCAAAGTCCGTTTGATCGGGACAGCAACGGTGACATTATCGAAGGCGAGTATCAGGACGAGACGGAATCCGATCGCGACCGGATCGAAAAAAAGTGA
- a CDS encoding type II toxin-antitoxin system HipA family toxin → MSDELDVHVDHRPAGMLFRESGEYVFSYSEKASSDAFVSLTMPVRKKDYSHPQLHPVFEMHLPEGYLLSVIKKQFAKLTDTGDFGLLRLLAPNIRGRVEFNPDDHSGETSLSLEKLLHSDNPDLFEELVSRFALRSALSGVQPKVLATLENKATLHLEDYIVKAWGPDYPELALNEYCCMLACQNAGIPVPEFYLSDDESLFIMKRFDLKDSGVALGFEDMCVLQAKQREEKYTGSYEQIAKTIKTFVSAENKAASLEQFFKMIVLNNILQNGDAHLKNFGLVYESIDAIRLAPAYDVVCTTAYIRQDISALTLMGSKKWWPRKHLERFGIQVCDLSSARTRELYEQCLKAIDKVQRYIEERLSRAPAGAKADVLDHLHTLIATETATSKPARE, encoded by the coding sequence ATGAGCGATGAACTGGACGTTCATGTGGATCACAGGCCTGCCGGGATGCTGTTCCGCGAATCGGGCGAATACGTCTTCAGTTACTCCGAGAAAGCCAGTTCCGACGCCTTCGTCTCGCTGACCATGCCGGTACGCAAAAAGGATTATAGCCATCCCCAGCTGCACCCGGTTTTCGAGATGCATCTGCCGGAGGGCTACCTGCTCTCGGTAATCAAAAAGCAGTTTGCCAAACTTACGGATACCGGCGACTTTGGGCTTCTTCGACTCCTGGCGCCGAATATTCGTGGCAGGGTCGAGTTCAACCCTGATGACCACTCTGGCGAGACTTCATTGAGCCTCGAAAAACTCTTGCACTCTGACAACCCCGACCTGTTCGAGGAGCTGGTGTCACGGTTTGCGCTTCGCTCTGCTTTGAGCGGGGTACAGCCCAAAGTCCTCGCGACACTGGAAAACAAGGCGACGCTTCACCTTGAAGACTACATTGTTAAAGCCTGGGGCCCGGATTATCCGGAGCTGGCCCTCAATGAATACTGCTGCATGCTAGCCTGCCAGAATGCCGGCATTCCCGTCCCTGAATTCTACCTCTCGGATGACGAATCCCTGTTCATCATGAAGCGGTTCGATCTGAAAGACAGCGGTGTGGCTCTGGGCTTTGAAGACATGTGCGTGCTTCAGGCAAAACAGCGGGAGGAAAAGTACACCGGCAGCTACGAGCAGATTGCCAAAACCATTAAGACCTTTGTGAGCGCGGAAAACAAAGCCGCCTCCCTGGAGCAGTTTTTCAAGATGATCGTCCTGAACAACATCCTGCAGAATGGCGACGCCCACCTGAAGAACTTTGGCCTGGTTTACGAAAGCATTGATGCCATCAGACTGGCCCCGGCCTACGATGTCGTTTGCACCACGGCCTACATCAGGCAGGACATCTCGGCCCTTACCCTTATGGGCAGCAAAAAATGGTGGCCAAGAAAGCATTTAGAGCGGTTTGGCATTCAGGTATGTGACTTGAGCTCGGCCAGAACGCGGGAATTATACGAACAGTGCCTGAAGGCAATTGACAAGGTTCAGCGCTATATCGAAGAACGGCTTTCACGAGCACCTGCCGGGGCAAAAGCCGACGTGCTGGATCACCTCCATACTCTCATTGCCACCGAAACCGCGACATCGAAACCCGCCCGTGAGTGA
- the groES gene encoding co-chaperone GroES, whose translation MKIRPLHDRVVVRRKEEEEKTAGGIVLPGNAKEKPSQGEVIAVGNGRILDNGETRALAVKVGDTVVFGQYAGNTVKVDGEELLIMSENDIYGVLE comes from the coding sequence ATGAAAATTCGTCCGCTACACGATCGTGTTGTCGTGCGCCGTAAGGAAGAAGAAGAGAAAACTGCAGGTGGCATCGTGCTGCCAGGCAACGCCAAGGAAAAGCCGTCCCAGGGTGAGGTAATTGCCGTGGGCAATGGCCGTATCCTCGATAACGGTGAGACCCGTGCACTGGCGGTCAAGGTGGGTGACACCGTGGTTTTCGGTCAATACGCCGGTAATACCGTAAAGGTTGACGGTGAAGAGCTCCTGATTATGAGCGAGAACGACATCTACGGCGTGCTTGAGTGA